The following proteins come from a genomic window of Nicotiana tomentosiformis chromosome 12, ASM39032v3, whole genome shotgun sequence:
- the LOC104085727 gene encoding uncharacterized protein, with protein sequence MSLLSLPLPIPIPHSSKPHYNTFRQHNSRTFHFHKNLRLSVWASGVPVHRNSATFPASGEFLRQIASSTVLFISLGSALFAFPAVASSTHFPPQVPSLTQLQDQESQGTGVGNSENVEDIDDEEIQAAFEKWKSKTYALTVPLRVVSLSNSFPPVWLKDFLRSQGKRVRLRSEFRQSLQDIFHELCMPNQKGKVNPKSALAADIVTLGDTWLNYAIEKRLIEPMHGLEDQDWFKNLSNKWKVYLRRSDEGKLDSRGRIWAAPYRWGSIVIAYKKTEFRKRKMAPIKDWADLWRPELAGKISMVDSPREIVGAVLKYMGASYNTTNMSEVAGGREAVQQNLASLVKQVRLFDSGHYLKAFGVGDVWVAVGWSNDVIPAAKRMSNIAVVVPKSGASLWADCWAIPAASRIATDQIGGRVRGPSPVVHQWIEFCLQAERFKDDVVPGASPNALESPVKVSEKLTRGRPKLETNLIAGVPPSDILAKCELLEPLPENALSDYKWLINSVQKPELSLVASLKSHILSLAHSFLPKVQSKVA encoded by the exons ATGTCTTTGCTCTCACTTCCTCTCCCAATCCCAATTCCCCACAGCTCTAAACCCCATTACAACACTTTTCGTCAGCACAATTCTCGAACTTTCCACTTCCACAAAAACCTTAGGCTCTCCGTTTGGGCCTCCGGCGTCCCCGTTCACCGTAACTCGGCAACTTTTCCGGCGTCCGGCGAATTTCTCCGTCAAATAGCTTCTTCTACCGTTCTTTTTATCAGTTTGGGTTCGGCCCTTTTTGCCTTTCCAGCTGTTGCTTCTTCTACTCACTTTCCTCCTCAAGTCCCTTCTCTAACTCAGCTTCAGGACCAAGAATCTCAag GCACTGGAGTTGGAAATTCGGAAAATGTGGAGGATATCGATGATGAAGAAATTCAAGCAGCATTTGAGAAATGGAAGTCTAAGACGTATGCTTTGACTGTCCCTCTAAGGGTTGTTTCTCTTAGTAACTCTTTTCCTCCTGTATGGCTCAAG GATTTCTTGCGATCTCAAGGGAAGAGAGTGAGACTACGTTCTGAGTTTCGTCAAAGCCTGCAAGACATCTTTCATGAACTTTGTATGCCTAATCAGAAAGGAAAAGTTAATCCTAAATCTGCTTTGGCAGCTGATATTGTCACTCTTGGTGATACCTGGCTCAATTATGCCATTGAGAAGAGGTTAATCGAGCCGATGCATGGTTTAGAAGATCAAGATTGGTTTAAGAATTTAAGTAACAAATGGAAG GTATATTTGCGCAGGAGCGATGAAGGGAAATTGGATTCTCGTGGTAGGATCTGGGCGGCTCCATATAGATGGGGAAGCATAGTGATAGCTTACAAGAAAACCGAATTTCGAAAGCGTAAAATGGCTCCTATAAAG GACTGGGCTGATCTGTGGCGACCAGAGCTTGCTGGAAAAATTTCAATGGTTGATTCACCACGAGAGATTGTTGGTGCAGTGTTAAAGTATATGGGGGCATCATACAACACAACTAACATGTCTGAAGTCGCTGGTGGGAGAGAGGCTGTGCAGCAGAATCTTGCATCACTTGTTAAACAG GTCCGGCTATTTGATAGCGGCCACTATCTTAAAGCCTTCGGAGTTGGAGATGTATGGGTAGCTGTTGGATGGAGCAATGATGTTATTCCTGCTGCAAAGCGGATGTCAAATATTGCTGTAGTTGTTCCCAAATCTGGTGCAAGTCTGTGGGCTGATTGCTGG GCAATACCTGCTGCTTCGAGAATTGCAACTGATCAAATTGGAGGAAGAGTTAGAGGACCATCACCAGTAGTGCATCAGTGGATAGAATTCTGCTTGCAAGCTGAAAGGTTCAAAGACGACGTTGTTCCAGGTGCTTCACCTAACGCCCTTGAATCCCCGGTTAAAGTCTCCGAAAAACTTACTAGGGGTAGACCAAAACTTGAGACAAACCTTATTGCTGGAGTCCCTCCATCTGATATCTTGGCTAAATGTGAACTTTTAGAGCCATTGCCAGAAAATGCACTGTCCGATTATAAATGGCTAATAAATAGTGTACAAAAACCGGAGCTTTCTCTAGTGGCAAGCCTAAAGAGTCATATCTTATCATTAGCTCATAGCTTTCTTCCTAAAGTGCAGTCAAAGGTTGCCTGA